From the Toxotes jaculatrix isolate fToxJac2 chromosome 15, fToxJac2.pri, whole genome shotgun sequence genome, one window contains:
- the LOC121194583 gene encoding olfactory receptor 13C2-like, translating into MDDELNVTYISLNGYVEVNKYRYVYFLIIFTVYVLIICSNSTIVYLIVIHRNLHEPMYIFIAALLLNCVLYSTNIYPKLLTDFLSEKQIISYSACVFQFFVFYYLGSSEFYLLSAMAYDRYVSICKPLQYPTIMRETTVSILLLLAWILPALHISVPAIASAEAKLCNFTLDGIFCNNSIYQLQCVRSRFITIYGVVALLDLAILPVLFIIFTYTKIFIIAYRSCREVRKKAAETCLPHLLVLISFSLLSVYDISIARMESNFPKTVRLIMTLQIILYHPLFNPLIYGLKMKDISKHLRRLCSAKII; encoded by the coding sequence ATGGATGATGAGTTAAATGTTACATACATATCTCTTAACGGGTATGTGGaagttaacaaatacagatatgtttattttctgattatatttacagtttatgtTCTAATAATCTGCAGTAATTCTACTATAGTGTACCTTATCGTGATTCACAGAAACCTCCATGAGccgatgtacattttcattgcagctttgcTACTGAACTGTGTCCTTTACAGCACTAATATTTACCCAAAGCTTCTGACTGactttttgtcagaaaaacagatcatatcatattcagcctgtgtctttcagttttttgtattttattatttaggcAGTTCAGAATTCTATCTTttgtcagccatggcctatgacaggtatgtgtctatatgtaaacctctgcaataTCCAACTATCATGAGAGAAACCACTGTGagtattttgctgcttttagctTGGATTCTACCTGCTTTACATATTTCAGTCCCTGCAATAGCGAGTGCTGAAGCTAAACTGTGTAACTTTACTTTAGATGGAATATTTTGCAACAATTCAATTTACCAGCTTCAATGTGTGAGATCAAGATTCATTACTATATATGGTGTGGTTGCTTTATTAGATCTTGCAATCCTCCCTGTGCTCTTCATAATTTTCACATATACAAAGATATTTATAATAGCCTATCGAAGTTGTAGAGAAGTCAGGAAGAAAGCTGCAGAgacctgtttacctcacctgTTGGTTTTAATCAGTTTCTCCCTTCTGAGTGTGTATGATATCAGTATAGCTCGAATGGAATCCAACTTTCCCAAAACTGTTCGTTTAATAATGACACTACAAATAATTTTGTATCAtcctttgtttaatccactgatatatggactgaaaatgaaagacatttccaaacacctcagaagGTTGTGTTCAGCCAAAATCATCTGA